TGGCATTTACCCTCGGCGTAGTGATCTTTGGCAATCTTATTGGTTGGTTAGGCGATCAATATATTGTCTGGATTTTGACCGCACTTTTTTTGTTGTATAGCCTGTTACAAATGGCAACACCAAGTCTTGCCCCAGCAAATCAGCAAGGCACACAACAAGGTTCATCAAGCAGTTATTTGCAATTATTGCGTGAGCCTACGACCTTAAGATTATTAATTGCCGCTTGTTTAATTCAAGGCTCACACGCAGGTTATTATGCTTATAGTGTGCTTTATTGGACAAGTCAGGGGATTTCGGTGGGTTATACTAGTTTATTATGGGGCTTGGCGGTTACTGCTGAAATTTTAATCTTTTTCTTTTCACGGCGCTTATTCAAAAATTGGAATATTGCCCATTTATTTTATCTTTCTGCGATTGCTTGTGTTATTCGTTGGTTAGTTTATGGCAATGTAACGGATCTCTGGCTGATTGCCTTATTGCAAACCTTTCATAGTTTAACTTTTGCGGTAATGCATTATGCTATGGTGAATTATATCGCCACACAACCACAACAAAATATGGCGAAACTACAAAGCCTATATAATGTGCTATCAAATTGTGTAGGGATTGGAATAATGACCGCACTTTCTGGCGTACTTTATCAACATTATTCTGCCACTGTATTATTTACTACAATGGCAATTTGTGCTGCCACTGCCATTTTTATTATTCCACGCCATATAAAAGCGGTGATTTATCAGCATTAATTCTAGCAGTTCCTCTTTAAAATAATGTTGGCACGCTTTGTCGTACCGCTTTATTTTAAATTGAAACGACAATAGCATTTAACCTTGGTAACTAAGATTGAAAATATCTTCTAACACTAACGCAATACCATCATTATCATTATCTTCAGTAACTCGCCGACAAATTTGCTTGATTTCATTAGGTGCATTTCCCATGGCTACGCTTAATCCTGCATATTGCAACATATCTTTATCATTAAAATTATCACCAAAAGCAATAATTTGTTGTGGCTTTATCTTTAATTGTTTCAATATAAAAGCAATCGCCTGAGCTTTGGTTGCTTTTGGATGCATAATTTCTAAATAACAAGGTTTAGAGCGATGAATAGCAAGTTGTGGAAAACGATGGCTAAGTTGTTGGGCTAATTCATTAATCACTTCAGGCTCAGCCATTAACAATACCTTATGTACTTGTGATAAGGCATCTTTCTTATATTCTGCCTGTAAACCTGTAATTTGTTGTTCTTGTTTTACCCAAGCATTACTGACATCATTGGTTAGCCAAGAGAATTGATAATAATAATTTATGGAAATTGATGATGAATAGTGAGCTAAAAATTGTTCTAATTGAATAAAATCGGTTGTATCAAGGGGAAGCGAATAAATTGAGTTTAATTCTTTATCTAAAATCAAAGCGCCACTATAACAAATGATACATTGTTGATTATTCAATTGATCGGCATAAGGAATCATAGCTCGTGGTGGACGAGCTGAAACCAAAATAAAGGGGATTTGTAGTTGCTGATAGAGAGATTGAATAGCCTGTAAAGTACGAGGGGAAATTTGATGTTGGCGGGTTAATACTGTACCGTCCATATCACTAAATATCGCCTTATACTGTGTCATTATTTACACCTCAGAATACAAAAAACGATGTAAAAATTTACCGCACTTTGCTTTAAAACAAAGTGCGAGATTAACTAAAATAATTCTTCCATTTGTTTGCCTTCTCCTCCCGTTGGAGTTAGGCTTTCAATTTGGTAGCCTCGTTCAGGTACATAGGCTCGAGTTGGCTCTGTGCCTGAAATAAAGTATTCGTTCATTCCTCCCTCAGTAGCAAGCAAGCCTGAACGTGGATCGATACGGCGTTCAACAATGCCTTGAGGAATGGGTAATTTACGTTCAGGTACATCTTTTAAGGCAGTTTTCATATAAGCAATCCATGCGGGCATCGCACTAGTTCCACCTGATTCGCCACGTCCTAATACTAATTTATTATCATCAAAACCAATATACACTGCGGTAGCGAGGTTAGCACCGAATCCAGCATACCAAGCCACTTTATTGTTATTGGTTGTCCCTGTTTTTCCACCAATATCACGTCGTTTGAATTCATTTGCCATACGCCAACTTGTTCCTCGCCAGCTTTGCCCTGCTTCGCCGAAAACTGCAGAAGTTAATGCACTTCGCATTAAAAAGGCAAGTTCGCCACTGATTACTCTCGGCGCATAAATCACTTGATCATTTTCACTTTTCGCTTGTGCCATTAAGTTTAATGCGTTGTCGTCTAAAATTTTATTATCCTGTGCTAATTCAGGTAAGTCTGGCACAGCTTGTTGTTGATCTTCGGCATATTCATCGGTAGGCAAATGATCTTGTGCTAACGCTTGACTATTTTGTAATTCCACATTAAAGGCATCAAGTTTTTGTGTTTCCCCGTAAATCACAGGAATATTGTCGCAGGTTGGGCAAGCAATTTTCGGGTTAGCCACAAAAATATCATTGCCGTTATTATCTACAATTTTATCAATTAAATAAGGATCAACTAAAAATCCGCCATTATCAAAGACGGCATAAGCACGAGCCATTTCTAGAGGAGTAAATGAAGCTGCGCCTAAGGCTAAGGCTTCACTGGCATAATATTGATCTCGTTGAAAACCAAAACGTTGTAAATAATCTGCTACATAATCT
Above is a window of Volucribacter amazonae DNA encoding:
- a CDS encoding 3-phenylpropionate MFS transporter; the protein is MIVRPFTWLALSFFGYFIAYGVAVPFLPVWLKHQSYGAELIGLVLACSYFFRFLGGILIANQIKSPQQLIPMLRTLAWLSIGLSLLMIFTANYFWLLFIVIALYSMVNSAGIPLTDTLANTWQKQISLDYGKARLIGSVAFTLGVVIFGNLIGWLGDQYIVWILTALFLLYSLLQMATPSLAPANQQGTQQGSSSSYLQLLREPTTLRLLIAACLIQGSHAGYYAYSVLYWTSQGISVGYTSLLWGLAVTAEILIFFFSRRLFKNWNIAHLFYLSAIACVIRWLVYGNVTDLWLIALLQTFHSLTFAVMHYAMVNYIATQPQQNMAKLQSLYNVLSNCVGIGIMTALSGVLYQHYSATVLFTTMAICAATAIFIIPRHIKAVIYQH
- a CDS encoding Cof-type HAD-IIB family hydrolase, translated to MTQYKAIFSDMDGTVLTRQHQISPRTLQAIQSLYQQLQIPFILVSARPPRAMIPYADQLNNQQCIICYSGALILDKELNSIYSLPLDTTDFIQLEQFLAHYSSSISINYYYQFSWLTNDVSNAWVKQEQQITGLQAEYKKDALSQVHKVLLMAEPEVINELAQQLSHRFPQLAIHRSKPCYLEIMHPKATKAQAIAFILKQLKIKPQQIIAFGDNFNDKDMLQYAGLSVAMGNAPNEIKQICRRVTEDNDNDGIALVLEDIFNLSYQG